A single genomic interval of Malania oleifera isolate guangnan ecotype guangnan chromosome 13, ASM2987363v1, whole genome shotgun sequence harbors:
- the LOC131146827 gene encoding F-box/kelch-repeat protein At3g06240-like isoform X2 produces MASVDIPEDLIENILQRLPVRSLLRLQCVRKSWCAMLKNPSFIADHLRFSSTQNDNKRNVLWICRCYYRRGTCYCISINPPHLVVPVEFCLKGGGISTRIVGHWNGIICARTSIKNCGGQANPMGRRYFLWNPATREYKVLPLPQSLTHDSRCYGPGFGFDSKTNDYKIVKFVNCYSEPCKAEVYSLRSDTWREIQAPPVCFEKYIPKYYDGNVDGAIFWAGISNGPVIVWFDMANETFRLIPLPHDVLSIYEREDVFHMVTSFKESFALLVFHISESDSYNLFDVWVMSELGVAESWVKLHSVALPEHSLPLGLSNNGELLIVNGGNGALAWYYPITRKLVNLEFQSSESFYPGKIQSIESVFYTESLVSLGGQNVRNMVSDPYFQDLYHPEKFADEIDM; encoded by the coding sequence ATGGCGAGTGTAGATATACCAGAGGACCTGATCGAAAACATCCTCCAGAGGCTGCCTGTGAGATCTCTGCTGCGACTTCAGTGCGTCCGCAAATCCTGGTGTGCCATGCTAAAAAACCCTAGCTTCATTGCTGACCATTTACGCTTCAGTTCAACCCAGAACGACAACAAGAGAAATGTTTTGTGGATCTGTAGATGTTACTATAGGCGCGGCACTTGCTACTGCATCTCCATAAACCCGCCCCATCTGGTGGTGCCGGTTGAGTTTTGTCTCAAGGGTGGTGGAATCAGTACCCGTATAGTGGGCCATTGGAATGGCATAATTTGCGCACGCACCAGCATAAAGAACTGTGGTGGGCAAGCTAATCCTATGGGCCGCAGGTACTTTCTGTGGAACCCTGCAACTAGGGAATACAAGGTTCTTCCCCTACCGCAATCCCTGACTCATGATTCACGCTGCTACGGACCAGGATTTGGGTTCGATTCAAAAACCAATGACTACAAGATTGTGAAATTTGTCAACTGTTACTCTGAGCCATGTAAAGCTGAGGTATACAGCTTGAGAAGTGATACTTGGAGGGAAATCCAGGCTCCTCCTGTATGTTTTGAAAAGTACATTCCCAAATACTATGACGGAAACGTAGATGGAGCAATATTTTGGGCTGGAATCTCAAACGGCCCTGTGATTGTTTGGTTTGACATGGCCAACGAAACTTTCCGTTTGATTCCACTGCCGCATGATGTACTCTCCATTTATGAACGAGAAGATGTGTTCCACATGGTTACGTCGTTCAAGGAATCCTTTGCCTTGCTTGTTTTTCACATTTCGGAATCTGATTCTTATAATTTGTTTGATGTATGGGTCATGAGTGAACTTGGTGTTGCTGAATCATGGGTTAAGCTTCATAGTGTAGCTTTACCTGAACATTCATTGCCATTAGGACTATCAAACAATGGTGAGCTTCTCATCGTCAATGGTGGAAATGGTGCTCTAGCTTGGTATTACCCTATTACGCGGAAACTTGTTAATCTAGAATTTCAATCATCAGAAAGCTTCTATCCAGGGAAAATTCAAAGTATAGAGTCTGTTTTTTACACTGAGAGTCTAGTCTCACTCGGGGGACAAAATGTGCGTAATATGGTCTCAGATCCTTATTTCCAGGATCTTTATCACCCAGAGAAGTTTGCAGACGAGATTGATATGTAG